One genomic segment of Bacteroidota bacterium includes these proteins:
- a CDS encoding MBL fold metallo-hydrolase, with the protein MISIKIFTFNSFQTNTYLLYDNTKACAIIDAACVDEDEKKMLARFIETNELKPKRLIYTHCHVDHTLGNTFVSERFDLEPEVHPEGKLFWEMAREFSSVFNVPYDKPISPGKFLNDGDLIRFGNSSLHVLYTPGHASGSICLLNREQKFVIVGDVLFYGSIGRTDLPTGNFNLLMNSIKDILFTLEDETIVYPGHGPTTTIGFEKMNNPFIDF; encoded by the coding sequence ATGATATCCATTAAGATTTTTACTTTTAATTCATTCCAGACCAATACTTACTTGCTGTACGATAATACCAAAGCCTGTGCCATCATCGATGCCGCATGCGTGGATGAAGATGAAAAAAAAATGCTGGCCCGGTTCATCGAAACCAATGAACTGAAGCCAAAACGGTTGATTTATACACATTGCCACGTTGACCATACCCTGGGTAATACTTTTGTATCAGAACGGTTTGATCTGGAACCAGAGGTTCATCCCGAAGGAAAACTATTCTGGGAAATGGCCAGGGAATTCAGTTCGGTATTTAATGTTCCTTATGACAAGCCCATATCCCCGGGTAAATTCCTGAACGATGGTGATCTTATCAGGTTTGGGAACTCCTCCTTACATGTGCTTTATACACCAGGTCATGCCAGTGGAAGCATTTGTCTGCTGAACAGGGAACAAAAGTTTGTTATCGTCGGGGATGTGTTGTTTTATGGAAGTATTGGAAGAACTGACCTGCCAACAGGCAATTTTAACCTTTTAATGAACAGCATTAAGGATATACTTTTCACCCTTGAAGATGAAACGATTGTATATCCTGGTCATGGGCCAACAACGACCATCGGTTTTGAAAAAATGAATAACCCTTTTATCGATTTCTGA
- a CDS encoding glycosyltransferase family 9 protein has product MKKILIIRFSSIGDIVLTSPLVRSLKKQLGDEVAIHYLTKEQFRPLLENNPYISKIHTITKSNREVIHLLRSEKYDHIIDLHKNYRSFGIWMCIRSGYSTFRKLNFKKWILVRFKINLLPDIHIVDRYFRAVSFLGIKNDLKGLDYFINEKEDISMEVIPEIFRRGYTAFVIGAHHETKCFPEDMVVAVCQRLNKPVILIGGPGDKEKGDRIKAAAGEHVMNACGSFNLNQSARILQKAHKVITNDTGMMHIAAAFRRPILSLWGNTVPAFGMYPYLSDDTDSDSVIMEVCDLSCRPCSKLGYERCPKGHFNCMRLIDIESIAEWANKKIVIRNR; this is encoded by the coding sequence ATGAAAAAAATTCTCATCATCCGATTCAGTTCAATCGGTGATATCGTGTTGACATCACCGCTAGTGAGGAGTCTGAAGAAACAGTTAGGCGACGAAGTCGCCATCCATTACCTCACCAAGGAACAATTTAGGCCCTTACTCGAGAATAACCCATACATTTCAAAAATTCATACTATTACAAAGAGCAACCGGGAAGTTATTCACCTTCTCAGGTCTGAAAAGTATGACCATATAATAGACCTTCACAAGAATTATCGATCGTTTGGAATTTGGATGTGTATCCGGTCGGGTTATTCAACATTCCGGAAACTGAATTTTAAAAAATGGATACTGGTCCGGTTCAAAATAAATCTTTTACCTGATATTCATATCGTTGACAGGTATTTCAGGGCTGTAAGCTTCTTAGGTATTAAAAATGATTTGAAAGGATTGGATTATTTTATAAATGAGAAAGAGGACATATCGATGGAAGTGATACCTGAGATTTTCAGGAGGGGATATACGGCATTTGTGATAGGTGCACATCATGAAACAAAATGTTTTCCTGAAGATATGGTGGTTGCTGTGTGTCAGCGGCTTAATAAACCTGTTATTTTGATAGGAGGTCCCGGTGATAAGGAAAAAGGCGACAGGATAAAGGCGGCTGCGGGAGAACATGTGATGAATGCATGCGGGTCATTTAATTTGAATCAGTCCGCTCGCATTCTTCAGAAAGCTCATAAAGTGATCACTAACGATACAGGAATGATGCATATTGCCGCAGCATTCCGGAGACCTATCCTCTCATTATGGGGAAATACCGTACCGGCATTCGGAATGTATCCTTATTTATCAGATGATACAGATTCCGATTCAGTGATCATGGAGGTTTGTGATCTTAGCTGCCGGCCATGCAGCAAACTGGGCTATGAGAGATGTCCCAAAGGACATTTTAACTGCATGAGGCTGATAGATATTGAAAGCATTGCAGAATGGGCAAACAAAAAGATAGTAATCAGAAATCGATAA
- a CDS encoding TatD family hydrolase — protein MVLIDTHTHLYLKEFDDDRDAVIQDAVGKNVGYMLLPNIDSTSVEGMLSISSRYPDHCFPMIGLHPGSVGNNYHDELQVVEKWLTKRPFFAIGEIGMDLYWDKTYAENQKKVLLHQFDLAIKYNLPVVIHSRNAITEIIEIINLHDNASLRGVFHCFSGSQKQADKIAEMGFFIGIGGVVTFKNSGLTDVVEHIHIKHILLETDAPYLAPVPFRGKRNQSAFLTLIAEKVAEIKQLTYDEVAEITTRNALELFRIKETHQDNIPPNGSKSLP, from the coding sequence ATGGTCCTGATTGATACACATACCCATCTTTATCTGAAAGAGTTTGATGATGATCGTGATGCGGTTATTCAGGATGCTGTCGGTAAGAATGTCGGATATATGCTTTTACCAAACATTGACAGTACTTCAGTAGAGGGTATGCTATCAATTAGCAGCCGCTATCCTGATCATTGTTTTCCAATGATCGGATTGCATCCGGGATCTGTCGGTAATAATTATCATGATGAATTGCAGGTGGTTGAAAAATGGCTGACCAAAAGGCCGTTTTTTGCTATCGGTGAGATCGGCATGGATCTGTATTGGGATAAGACCTATGCGGAAAACCAGAAAAAAGTCCTTCTCCATCAATTTGATCTGGCTATAAAATATAATCTCCCCGTCGTCATTCATTCCCGGAATGCTATTACTGAAATTATTGAAATCATCAACCTGCATGATAATGCCTCTCTCCGGGGTGTTTTTCACTGTTTTTCGGGTTCACAGAAACAAGCTGACAAAATTGCAGAAATGGGATTTTTCATTGGTATCGGAGGTGTTGTGACCTTTAAAAACTCAGGTCTAACGGACGTGGTCGAACATATTCATATAAAGCATATTCTCCTGGAAACAGATGCCCCATATCTTGCTCCGGTTCCTTTCAGGGGAAAACGAAATCAAAGTGCTTTCCTGACATTGATAGCTGAAAAAGTCGCTGAAATTAAACAATTAACATATGATGAGGTCGCTGAAATAACCACCCGAAATGCACTGGAACTTTTCAGGATTAAAGAAACCCACCAGGATAATATCCCTCCAAATGGATCGAAATCGCTACCATAA
- a CDS encoding biopolymer transporter ExbD has product MAKFRPEEKKEVPKIGTASLPDIVFLLLIFFMVTTTIRESVLFVRISLPSSTETQKLEKKSLVSYINIGQPTNTKLGTESRIQLNDRFATVADIADFIVAEREARDEVDRMLITTSLKVDKATKMGIVTDVKQELRKVGAFKINYSSRKHVGTVK; this is encoded by the coding sequence ATGGCCAAATTCAGACCGGAAGAAAAGAAAGAGGTGCCCAAAATTGGTACGGCATCCCTGCCTGATATCGTATTCCTTTTGTTGATTTTCTTTATGGTTACTACTACCATCAGGGAAAGTGTGCTGTTTGTTCGTATCTCTCTGCCAAGTTCCACTGAAACTCAAAAACTCGAAAAGAAATCCCTGGTCAGCTATATTAATATTGGTCAACCAACAAATACCAAATTGGGTACCGAATCACGTATCCAGCTTAATGACCGTTTTGCCACTGTTGCGGATATTGCTGACTTTATAGTCGCTGAAAGAGAAGCCCGCGATGAGGTGGACCGCATGCTGATTACTACTTCACTCAAAGTAGACAAAGCTACTAAAATGGGGATTGTCACAGATGTCAAACAGGAATTACGTAAAGTAGGAGCATTTAAGATAAATTATTCCAGCCGAAAACACGTCGGAACTGTTAAGTAA
- a CDS encoding polyprenyl synthetase family protein gives MATIDDIKAPISQHLKIFEKTFRSSMKSNVPLLDIITRYILKRKGKQMRPIFVLLSAGLCGGINKSSYTAAALIELLHTATLIHDDVVDDSNTRRGLFSINALWKNKVAVLVGDYMLSKGLLIALDHNEYHLLRIVSDATREMSEGELLQIEKARKLDITEDIYFEIIRKKTASLIAACCAAGAASSSTEAAVIRRMHTFGENVGIAFQIKDDLFDYDAKHSVGKPNGLDIREKKMTLPLIYMLGEKDLFEKRKIIYYFKHHHNDPEKIHEIIEQVNRSGGIEYAHRKMLEYRDKAFRILYDWPDCEIRRSLEMLVTFSIERKN, from the coding sequence ATGGCCACTATTGATGATATTAAAGCTCCCATTAGTCAGCATTTAAAAATATTTGAAAAGACCTTCAGGTCTTCGATGAAAAGTAATGTTCCATTGCTGGATATCATCACACGCTATATTTTGAAACGAAAGGGAAAGCAAATGCGGCCAATATTTGTGCTTTTATCGGCAGGATTGTGTGGAGGGATTAATAAGTCATCGTATACTGCTGCAGCACTCATTGAGCTTTTGCATACGGCCACGCTTATTCATGATGATGTTGTTGATGATTCGAATACACGGAGGGGATTGTTTTCCATCAATGCTCTCTGGAAAAATAAAGTCGCCGTTCTTGTCGGGGATTATATGTTATCCAAAGGACTTTTAATCGCTCTCGACCATAACGAATATCATTTACTCAGGATTGTATCAGATGCGACGCGAGAGATGAGCGAAGGCGAACTTCTTCAGATTGAAAAGGCGAGGAAACTGGATATCACGGAAGATATCTATTTTGAGATCATCAGGAAAAAAACAGCTTCACTCATTGCTGCATGCTGTGCAGCCGGAGCTGCTTCATCATCGACCGAAGCGGCTGTCATCCGCAGGATGCACACCTTTGGGGAAAATGTCGGCATTGCATTCCAGATTAAAGATGATCTTTTCGATTATGATGCGAAACATTCTGTTGGTAAACCCAATGGCTTGGATATCAGGGAGAAAAAAATGACACTGCCACTAATTTACATGCTTGGTGAAAAGGATTTATTCGAGAAACGGAAGATCATTTACTATTTCAAGCATCATCACAATGATCCTGAAAAGATCCACGAGATCATCGAGCAGGTAAACAGAAGTGGCGGAATCGAGTATGCTCATCGCAAAATGCTTGAATACAGGGATAAGGCATTTCGGATTTTGTATGATTGGCCAGATTGCGAAATCCGTCGATCACTTGAGATGCTAGTAACGTTCTCTATTGAAAGGAAGAATTAA
- a CDS encoding adenosylcobalamin-dependent ribonucleoside-diphosphate reductase, whose protein sequence is MQNDLFSSAEKQILEGITKDFYEEMKGKRARPTVQEGTDIFSGVMHTKIMPDDKHKHEKDIDPPHFDEILDKSTQYFKGDSLAANVWINKYALKNSEGKIFELTPDDMHHRLAREVARIEAKYPNPLSEDEIYHLFKDFKYIIPQGSPMAGIGNRFQVSSLSNCFVIGNEGSTDSYGSILKIDQEQVQLMKRRGGVGHDLSHIRPGGSPVKNSALTSTGIVPFMERYSNSTREVAQDGRRGALMLSISIKHPDAEKFIDAKLEQGKITGANISVKIDDEFMRAVIDGQPYIQQFPIISQNPLVKKEIDARALWKKIIHNAWKSAEPGVLFWDTVIRESIPDCYSDLGFRTVSTNPCGEIPLCPYDSCRLLAINLYSYVDNPFTTHASFNSELFTRHARYAQRIMDDIIDLEIEHIDKILDKINTDPEDEEVKRIEKKMWENIKRKSSMGRRMGIGITAEGDMLAALGCRYGSEDAINFSVEVHKLLAIEVYGSSVELAMQRGPFQIFDIERERNNPFINRLKKFAPKVYEDMEKYGRRNIAMLTVAPTGSVSICTQTTSGIEPVFMVSYKRRRKVNPNDKKVRIDFVDEVGDSWEEYNVFHHKFATWLIINGYDPETIAKLKDDELNEIIKKSPYYKATANDIDWVSKVRMQGSIQKWVDHSISVTVNVPRDSNEELVSEIYKTAWETGCKGMTIYRDGTRTGVLVSNNETSESDDNDFHETKAPPRPERLEAEVVRFQNDYDRWVAVVGLYKGRPYEVFTGRAEGFFLPNWVNQGWVIRVKKENQKSARYDFQFEDKDGYKVTMEGLSRQFQQEYWNYAKLISGILRHGMPLPYVVDLISNLFLGSDSINTWKNGVIRALKKFIPDGTLAVKELQCPECGEEHAIIYKEGCLICKCCGYSKCD, encoded by the coding sequence ATGCAGAATGATTTATTTTCAAGTGCCGAAAAGCAAATATTAGAAGGTATTACAAAGGATTTTTACGAGGAGATGAAGGGAAAACGGGCCAGACCAACAGTACAGGAAGGAACAGATATTTTTTCCGGGGTGATGCATACTAAGATTATGCCGGACGATAAGCATAAACATGAAAAGGACATTGATCCTCCTCACTTTGATGAAATACTGGATAAGTCGACCCAATATTTCAAAGGCGACAGCCTTGCAGCGAATGTATGGATCAACAAATATGCACTAAAGAACAGTGAAGGCAAGATATTTGAGCTCACACCTGATGACATGCATCACCGCTTAGCCAGGGAAGTTGCCAGAATTGAGGCCAAATATCCGAATCCGTTGAGTGAGGACGAGATTTATCACCTTTTTAAGGACTTTAAATACATTATCCCGCAGGGAAGTCCTATGGCAGGTATAGGCAATCGTTTCCAGGTTTCCTCTTTGTCAAATTGCTTTGTTATTGGCAATGAAGGTTCTACTGATTCTTATGGCAGCATATTGAAAATAGATCAGGAACAGGTTCAACTCATGAAGCGCCGTGGCGGCGTTGGTCATGATCTGTCACATATCCGCCCGGGTGGGAGTCCGGTCAAAAATAGTGCCCTTACCTCAACAGGTATTGTGCCTTTCATGGAACGTTATTCCAATTCTACACGTGAGGTTGCACAGGATGGCAGACGCGGTGCCCTGATGTTGTCGATTTCGATAAAACACCCGGATGCAGAGAAATTTATTGATGCCAAGCTCGAACAGGGAAAGATTACCGGCGCAAATATCTCGGTGAAAATTGATGATGAATTTATGCGTGCCGTAATCGATGGTCAGCCCTATATTCAGCAATTCCCTATTATCTCACAAAATCCCCTGGTTAAAAAGGAAATAGATGCCCGTGCTTTATGGAAAAAGATAATTCATAATGCCTGGAAATCGGCCGAACCCGGCGTTCTTTTCTGGGATACAGTGATCAGGGAGTCCATTCCGGATTGTTATTCTGATCTTGGATTCAGAACCGTGTCGACAAATCCATGCGGGGAAATCCCATTGTGTCCTTATGATAGTTGCCGATTGCTGGCGATAAACCTATACAGTTACGTTGATAATCCGTTCACCACCCATGCCAGTTTCAATTCTGAACTTTTTACCAGGCATGCGCGCTATGCGCAGCGAATTATGGATGATATCATCGACCTGGAAATAGAACACATCGATAAAATTTTGGACAAGATCAATACGGATCCTGAAGATGAGGAGGTCAAAAGGATTGAAAAGAAGATGTGGGAAAATATCAAGCGAAAGAGCAGCATGGGTCGCAGAATGGGAATCGGTATCACTGCCGAGGGTGACATGCTGGCCGCTCTGGGCTGCCGCTATGGATCGGAAGATGCCATCAACTTCTCTGTTGAGGTTCATAAACTTCTAGCTATTGAAGTGTACGGTTCGTCAGTTGAACTTGCAATGCAGAGAGGTCCTTTCCAGATCTTCGATATCGAAAGAGAACGGAACAATCCATTTATAAACCGTCTGAAAAAATTCGCCCCGAAAGTTTATGAAGACATGGAAAAATATGGTCGCCGGAATATTGCTATGCTGACCGTTGCTCCCACGGGCAGTGTCAGTATATGTACACAGACAACCTCCGGAATAGAGCCTGTTTTTATGGTCAGTTACAAGCGACGCAGAAAAGTGAACCCCAATGATAAAAAAGTGCGCATTGATTTTGTCGATGAGGTGGGTGATTCATGGGAAGAATATAACGTGTTCCATCATAAATTCGCCACATGGCTGATTATTAACGGCTATGATCCTGAGACAATAGCCAAGTTAAAGGACGATGAATTAAATGAAATCATAAAAAAATCACCCTATTATAAAGCTACCGCTAATGATATCGACTGGGTCAGTAAAGTGAGGATGCAGGGTTCCATTCAGAAATGGGTTGATCATTCCATCAGTGTGACAGTTAATGTCCCGCGTGATTCTAATGAGGAGCTTGTCAGCGAGATATATAAAACAGCATGGGAAACGGGTTGTAAAGGTATGACCATCTACCGTGACGGGACCAGAACAGGGGTGCTGGTCAGTAACAACGAAACATCCGAAAGTGACGATAACGACTTTCATGAAACAAAAGCCCCACCACGCCCGGAAAGACTTGAAGCTGAAGTTGTTCGTTTCCAGAATGATTATGATAGATGGGTGGCTGTTGTGGGTTTATATAAAGGCCGACCGTATGAGGTATTCACCGGTAGAGCTGAAGGATTTTTTCTGCCTAACTGGGTAAACCAGGGATGGGTGATACGCGTGAAAAAGGAAAACCAGAAAAGTGCCCGGTACGATTTTCAATTCGAAGATAAAGATGGTTATAAAGTGACCATGGAAGGATTGTCGCGGCAATTTCAACAGGAATACTGGAACTATGCCAAGCTGATTTCCGGTATTTTACGGCATGGCATGCCTTTACCGTATGTCGTTGACCTGATTTCAAATCTGTTCCTGGGAAGCGACTCAATCAATACCTGGAAAAACGGCGTTATCAGGGCATTAAAAAAATTCATACCCGATGGTACTTTAGCTGTCAAAGAACTTCAGTGCCCGGAATGTGGTGAAGAACACGCCATTATTTATAAGGAAGGCTGCCTGATTTGCAAGTGCTGCGGATATTCGAAGTGTGACTAA
- the dusB gene encoding tRNA dihydrouridine synthase DusB, translating to MIKIGHIEFPTAPVILAPMESITDSSYRSVCKSLGADLMYTEFIASEGLIRNARKSLNKLILSDEERPIGIQIFGHDIDSMVAATRIAEKANPDLIDLNFGCPVRKVVSKGSGAALLKDIPKMLKMTQAVVNATVLPVTVKTRLGWDESNKCIADLAERLQDTGIKALTIHARTAIHMYRGRADWTLIGEVKNNPKIQIPIIGNGDIDSPQKAQEVIKTYHVDGIMIGRAATGNPWLFRDIKHYLTTGELLSPPEISERIRVCSIHLNKSIELKGEKRGVLEMRKFYGNYFKGLLDFKLFKMALVKTDNYGDIINLFDEILEKYGK from the coding sequence ATGATTAAAATTGGTCACATCGAATTTCCCACAGCTCCGGTCATCCTGGCGCCCATGGAATCAATAACTGACTCCTCTTACAGGTCGGTATGCAAGAGCCTTGGGGCTGACCTGATGTACACGGAGTTCATAGCTTCTGAAGGCCTGATAAGGAATGCGAGGAAAAGCCTTAACAAACTTATATTATCTGATGAAGAACGTCCTATTGGCATCCAGATATTCGGGCATGATATTGACTCGATGGTTGCTGCAACAAGGATAGCCGAAAAAGCCAATCCCGATCTCATTGATCTGAACTTTGGCTGTCCGGTACGAAAAGTGGTGAGCAAAGGCAGTGGCGCAGCTCTTCTTAAGGATATCCCTAAGATGCTGAAAATGACCCAGGCAGTTGTCAATGCCACAGTCTTGCCGGTTACGGTCAAGACACGACTGGGCTGGGATGAATCAAACAAGTGCATTGCCGACCTGGCGGAACGTTTACAGGATACAGGCATTAAAGCTCTGACTATTCATGCCAGGACTGCCATTCATATGTACCGGGGCAGGGCTGACTGGACACTGATAGGTGAGGTAAAAAATAATCCAAAAATACAGATACCAATTATCGGCAACGGGGACATTGACTCACCGCAGAAAGCACAGGAAGTAATAAAGACGTACCATGTTGACGGGATCATGATCGGTCGGGCCGCAACAGGCAATCCATGGCTATTCCGCGACATAAAGCATTATCTCACTACCGGTGAATTGCTGTCTCCACCCGAAATCAGCGAACGCATCAGGGTGTGCAGCATCCACTTAAACAAATCTATAGAGCTCAAAGGTGAAAAAAGAGGCGTGCTGGAGATGCGGAAATTCTATGGCAACTATTTTAAGGGATTATTAGATTTTAAACTATTTAAAATGGCTCTGGTCAAGACTGACAATTATGGAGATATCATCAACCTGTTTGATGAAATTCTTGAGAAATACGGTAAATAA
- a CDS encoding MotA/TolQ/ExbB proton channel family protein, translated as MKKLIAFLSIMGLLTIGFSSVMYAQTSQSAAPQTATSNQPGSGTVQAAPEQSAAWHQVLKEKFIEGGAGFMAFILLCLVGGLAIACERVIYLNLSTTNTKKLLNKVETALEVQGIEGAKEVCKATRGPVAGIFYQGLDKYKEGIDIVEKSIVAYGSLLSGRLERGLSWIALFIALAPMLGFLGTVIGMVIAFDNIEAAGDISPTVVAGGIKIALITTVFGLIVAIILQVFYNYFLAKIDSLVDEMEDSSISFIDILTKYQFTSKK; from the coding sequence ATGAAAAAATTAATTGCTTTCTTATCTATCATGGGATTGCTTACTATTGGTTTTTCCAGTGTGATGTATGCACAAACTTCTCAGTCCGCAGCACCACAAACCGCAACATCCAATCAACCGGGTAGCGGCACTGTTCAGGCTGCACCCGAACAATCAGCCGCATGGCACCAGGTATTAAAGGAAAAATTTATCGAAGGTGGCGCCGGATTTATGGCTTTTATTCTGTTATGCCTTGTTGGTGGTCTGGCTATTGCTTGCGAAAGAGTCATTTATCTTAATCTTTCAACGACTAATACCAAGAAGCTCCTGAATAAAGTCGAAACTGCACTCGAAGTCCAAGGCATTGAGGGAGCCAAGGAAGTATGTAAAGCTACACGAGGCCCTGTGGCAGGGATTTTCTACCAGGGCCTGGATAAATATAAAGAAGGTATTGATATCGTCGAAAAATCAATTGTAGCCTATGGCAGTCTTTTATCAGGTCGTCTGGAAAGAGGATTATCCTGGATCGCCCTGTTCATTGCACTTGCACCTATGCTTGGATTCCTTGGAACCGTTATCGGGATGGTGATAGCTTTTGATAATATTGAAGCTGCCGGTGATATTTCACCTACCGTTGTTGCAGGTGGTATCAAGATCGCTCTGATAACCACCGTGTTCGGCCTTATCGTGGCTATTATCCTTCAGGTTTTCTATAACTACTTCCTGGCAAAAATCGATAGCCTGGTCGACGAAATGGAAGACAGCAGCATCTCTTTTATCGATATTCTGACCAAATACCAATTTACATCAAAAAAGTAA
- a CDS encoding biopolymer transporter ExbD, translating into MARKYRPIPEVNASSTADIAFLLLCFFLMASNMDTDTGIFRKLPPPIDPTQKPPEIKERNVFTILVNKNDKLLVSGQPGDITKLKDEAKEFLSNPNNLPNLPEKRMEIIPLLGEFAVSKGVISLKNDRGTSYDMYIKVQNELTRAINELRDELSRQQFGMKFTSLKDTAYINAIQKAIPVSISEAEPENVGGQ; encoded by the coding sequence ATGGCACGCAAATATCGTCCAATACCGGAAGTAAACGCCAGTTCAACAGCAGACATCGCCTTTCTTCTTTTATGCTTTTTCCTTATGGCCTCCAATATGGATACTGACACGGGGATCTTCAGAAAGCTTCCCCCTCCTATTGATCCTACTCAGAAACCGCCCGAAATCAAGGAAAGAAATGTCTTCACTATACTGGTCAATAAAAATGATAAACTCCTCGTATCTGGTCAACCCGGAGATATTACAAAACTAAAAGATGAGGCTAAGGAATTTTTATCTAATCCTAATAATCTCCCTAACCTGCCCGAAAAACGAATGGAAATCATTCCTCTTCTGGGCGAATTCGCAGTATCCAAAGGTGTTATTTCCCTTAAAAATGACAGGGGCACCTCCTACGATATGTATATTAAAGTTCAGAATGAACTCACCAGGGCTATCAATGAACTCAGGGATGAATTGTCACGACAACAGTTTGGCATGAAATTCACGAGTTTAAAAGATACAGCCTACATCAATGCAATACAGAAAGCAATACCCGTTTCTATTTCTGAAGCAGAACCTGAAAATGTAGGAGGACAATAA
- a CDS encoding radical SAM protein: MSILFDEIVFGPVNSRRFGISLGINLLPTSYKYCTFNCIYCECGWTKAKSAEKVRLFSRLEVKTALEKKCAELVNSNIYPDNLTFAGNGEPTIHPEFPGIIDDTLAIKNTYFPQAEVTVLSNSSLLHKPAIRAALKKVNKNVLKLDCGTEKMFQLLNRPLGKISLSKIIGDLKSFDGPVIIQTLFIRGEYEGIQIDNTTDEEIHAWLNNIRDIHPILVLIYPIARQTPVATLKKIGSDELQQIAKKVETLGIPVQVYH, encoded by the coding sequence ATGTCCATATTATTTGATGAAATTGTTTTCGGCCCGGTTAATAGCAGGCGGTTTGGAATATCACTCGGAATTAACCTCTTACCAACCAGTTATAAGTACTGCACGTTTAATTGCATTTACTGCGAATGTGGATGGACAAAAGCAAAAAGCGCGGAAAAAGTCAGATTATTTTCCCGGTTGGAGGTAAAAACTGCACTGGAGAAGAAATGTGCCGAGCTTGTAAACAGCAATATCTATCCGGATAATCTGACTTTTGCCGGTAACGGAGAGCCAACTATTCATCCTGAATTCCCGGGTATTATTGACGATACTCTTGCGATCAAGAATACCTACTTCCCGCAAGCTGAAGTTACTGTCCTGTCGAATTCCTCTCTTTTACATAAACCTGCAATACGCGCAGCTCTGAAAAAAGTGAATAAAAATGTCCTTAAGCTGGATTGCGGTACAGAGAAAATGTTCCAGTTACTTAACAGGCCACTTGGAAAGATCTCATTATCAAAAATAATCGGAGATCTTAAATCATTCGATGGACCCGTCATCATTCAAACCTTGTTTATAAGAGGAGAATATGAAGGTATTCAGATTGACAATACCACTGATGAAGAAATCCATGCATGGCTTAACAATATAAGAGATATTCATCCCATCCTTGTGTTGATCTACCCGATAGCCCGCCAGACACCAGTGGCCACTCTTAAAAAAATCGGATCAGATGAACTTCAGCAGATAGCAAAAAAAGTCGAAACACTTGGAATTCCTGTTCAGGTATATCATTAA
- a CDS encoding CPBP family intramembrane metalloprotease has protein sequence MLGLIIAIPIFGSEVLTSISDLSGESMLNNLDLQRYFQIVSQIGTFILPAALYAFFISRQAPSYLRLDKRPRLISLVLAFLSILVSLPFISWLLQLNASFHLPDFLSGLENWMRSSEEQAARLTEAFLGDTSAKGLIINIVMIGILASVGEELLFRGILIRLFREWLKNPHLAVVISAILFSAMHLQFYGFLPRMVLGILLGYLFVWTRNLWVPILTHLVNNTLSVVAAYMYNAGTISQDMDSFGSSANPLVISISFIFILVVLFALYRYEISKSLIAKSGSD, from the coding sequence ATGTTGGGCCTTATAATTGCCATTCCGATTTTTGGCTCCGAAGTTCTTACGAGCATCTCCGACCTTAGCGGTGAATCGATGTTGAATAATTTGGATTTGCAGAGATATTTCCAGATAGTCAGTCAAATTGGTACATTTATTTTACCGGCTGCACTGTATGCATTTTTTATCAGCCGGCAGGCTCCGTCTTATTTAAGGCTTGATAAACGGCCAAGATTAATTTCACTTGTCCTGGCTTTTCTATCCATACTGGTATCCCTGCCATTTATAAGTTGGCTTCTTCAACTCAATGCTTCCTTTCATTTACCTGATTTTCTATCAGGCCTGGAAAACTGGATGAGATCTTCGGAAGAGCAGGCAGCCAGACTCACAGAAGCCTTTCTCGGTGACACATCTGCAAAAGGACTGATCATCAATATTGTCATGATTGGTATCCTGGCATCTGTCGGTGAGGAATTGCTTTTCCGTGGTATATTGATCAGGTTATTCAGGGAATGGTTAAAAAATCCTCATCTTGCTGTGGTAATCTCTGCTATACTTTTTAGCGCCATGCATCTGCAGTTTTATGGATTCCTTCCCAGAATGGTACTGGGCATTCTTCTCGGTTATTTATTTGTCTGGACCCGCAATTTATGGGTGCCTATTTTAACACACTTGGTAAATAATACCCTTTCAGTTGTGGCCGCCTATATGTATAATGCAGGGACAATATCACAGGACATGGATTCTTTCGGAAGCAGTGCAAATCCTCTTGTTATCAGCATCAGCTTTATTTTTATTCTGGTTGTGTTATTTGCCCTATACCGTTATGAAATTTCAAAAAGTTTGATTGCCAAATCTGGGTCGGATTAA